Within the Bacteroidetes bacterium SB0662_bin_6 genome, the region CGAGGTCCAGCACGAAGTCGTTGTAGGTGGCCTGCGTAAAGAGGCCCTGATCCACGCTGCTTGTGAGCACGCCTTCTTCCCATGCCCAAACGCCCCCGGGGTCTATTGCATTGGAGAGGTCCTCGTTGAAGAGCGGCATCCATCCGGGTTCGGAAGTATCCGGATGCGGATCGGCCATTTCCGGCGTTTCGGATTCGGCCGCAGCGTCGTAATCCGCGTCTCCCGAATCGGAGGCGCACCCTGCTGCGAGGAAAACGAGGGCAGCGAAGAGGGAAAGAGTACGTATGGGCATGATACTGTGGCGTGTGTGGTGGTTAAGGATAAATACGGTGGGTCCGATTCGCCGGAATCACCCCGCGTCGACGGCGGGGAGTTCCCAGCCTTTCCGCGGCGTACGGCGCAGATACCGGTTGGCTTCCGGCAGGTTCGTAATGCGGAGGTTTTCCGCGTCCCAGTGAATCTTTTTATTGCCCGCAAGGAGCGAGACGACGCCGAGCAGCACGGTCTCGGTGAGGGGGGCAGCGAAGGCGAAGGGCGACGAGGCGTTTTCTTCGCCCCGGATCGCGCGCACCCAGTTGTTTTCGTGGCTCTCGTTCGCGATGCGGTCGTACAGCCGGGGAGGGGTGTTCTCCGCGAGATCGCCGGGCATCAAGCGCACGCCGCCCATATGCAGCAGCGTACCCTTCGAGCCGACATACATCATGCCGTTCGAATTCAGCCATTCGCCGTCGGAGAGGCCTTCGGGGCGCGGAGGTTTGAACCCGCCGTCGTACCAGGTAAGCCGTACCGGCCCGCGTTCCCCGTGCGCGGGGAATTCGAAGAAGGTGGTCGAAGCGACCGGGTAGGAGTGGCCGTTGAAGGCGGAGGACCGGGTTTCTACCGTGGTGGGCGCACCGAGGTCCAGCGCCGTGGCCACGAAGGCGAAGGAGTGTGCTGCGATGTCGCCCAGCGCTCCCGTGCCGAAGGGGACCCACCCGCGCCAGACGAACGGATGGAAGGCCGGGTCGTAGGCCATGTTCGCAGCGGGGCCGAGGTACAGGTCCCAGTCGATGCCGTCCGGCTTCCGTTTCAGCACGGAAGGCAGGTCCATGCCCTGCGGCCAGATGGGGCGGTTCGTCCACACATGCACTTCCCCGACTTCTCCGATCGTGCCTCCCTTGACGTGTTCGGCGATGTCGTAGAGTTCGTTCGAGGAACGCCCCTGGTTTCCCATCTGCGTGACGACGTCGTACCGTTCGGCGGCAAGGCCCAGCTGCCGCGCCTCCCATACCGACCACGTAAGCGGCTTCTGGGTGTATACATGGATGCCGCGTTCCATGGCCGCCAGGGTAATGAGGGCGTGCGTGTGGTCCGGCGTGGCGATCACGACTCCGTCGATGTCATCGCTTATTTCATCGAACATGCGGCGGTAATCCTGGTACCGGGCCGCCTTGGGCCAGGTCTCGAAAGCGGGCGCGGTGAAGTCCAGGTCCACATCGCAAAGGCCTGTGATGGCGACATCGTTCATGTTCGCCAGATTGACTTTGCCCATGCCCCCGACCCCGACGCAGGCTACGTTCACCGTATCGCTGGGGGCCAGGAAACCCGGGCCGCCGAGCACGTTTCTCGGTACGATGAGCGGAGCGGCGGCAAACGCGGCGCCCGTTTTACCGAGCGTGCCGAGGAAAGCGCGGCGGGACAGGCCGGGTGCCCGGCGGACGGATCTCAAGGAAGCAGGCATGAAACGTTTCTGGTCAATGCACAACGCATGCGGGTTGCAACAAACCCCTGATCAGGTACGGTATGGAACACCGAACGGGGTAATCCGGCAATGCAGACGGCAAAACGAGAGAATATCCTTAACAATTTCGCACAATTTGACGAATTGTTCACAAAATTATAGAGGTCTTCCCCGCGTGTTCATTCATTGTTCACGGAATGCGGGGTGCTGCCCAGTATCCGTTGTGCGACACCGTATATGCGGTCGCCCTCTTAATGTAAAGACTTGATTAAGACGATTCTGCGCAGTACCCTCATAGGCGTGCTTTTATTGCGGTTTGGGCTGCTTCCCCAAGAGCGATTCGTCGCTCGAAGCGCTTTCCCGCATACCTGCCTCTACCCACCAATTAAGGTATCTACGTCATGAAACTCACGTTTTTCATATTCGTGGTGGTGCTCGGCATCATCGTTGCAGTCCACCTTGCGATGAATGCAAGGGTAGGCGAAATCATGGCCAACCCCCGTGTGGCGAACGCGGTCTTCTGGACCATTGGCGCCGTTATGGCCATCATTGTGGGCCTGACCGGCTGGGAGGCAGGCGCTTTGGGAACCCTGAAAAATGTGCATCCCCTGCTCCTGACAGCGGGTGCGATGGGCGCTTGCCTTGTATTCGCCATCGCATGGTCCATTCCGCAAGTGGGCGCCGGAAACTTCTTCATCATTCTGCTCGCCGGGCAGGTGATCGGCGGCCTGATCATGTCCCACTTCGGATGGTTATCAGCCCATGAGCCGATTTCTCTCGTGCAAATGGGCGGTGCTGTGCTCATGGTCGCCGGGGCGGCTATCGCCACGATGGCCGGGTAGCTGCACACCTGTCAGGATCCTTTTTACTCCATATTCTACTCCTTTTTACACCATCTCATACTTCCTATGACCTCAAACATGCGAATTGCGACCTTGCTGCCGCTTTTTGCGGCGGCCTGTCTTCTTATGCCTGTTGCGCTCCAGGCGCAAGCCCCCGAACCCACTATTCTGTTCCAGCCCGTCAAGGTGGACGCGCCGCCCCACGATCCGGCGAACGGATCGTACTGGTTCGGCCCGTTCTCGGAAACCGCGAGCGTCGTGGACATCGACAACGACGGGGATCTGGATATCGTGGCCGGCCGCAACTGGTACGAAGCTCCTCTCTGGATCAAGCATGAAAATTTCCGCAGCGGCGGGGATGTGAATGGTCCGGAAACCGAGAACAACTCCGAGTTCCCCATGGATGTGGACGGCGATGGCTGCACGGATATCGTGAGCTCGGGCTGGATGTTCATGAAGGGTGTCTACTGGTACAAGAATCCCTGCAACAAGATCGACACGTGGGCTTCGCACAAGGTGCACCAGGCGTTTAATATGGAGGGCGTCGAGGGACACCATGACATCGATGGCGACGGCGACAAGGATATTCTGGTGAACCACTGGGGGCTCTACGAGGATCAGGGCATGACGTGGCTGGAGAACATTGGTGAGCACCCGTATTTCATCGAGCATGTAGTAGGGTACGACGTGGATATGCACGGGAACGGCATGGACGACATTGACATGGACGGCGATCCAGACATTGCGACACCGCTGGGCTGGTATGAAAACCCGGGCGGCGAAGCGGCAAAGGGTATGTGGACCTACCACGACGATTGGAAATTCGAATCGCTCAAGGAGCGGATCGCCAGTGCGGCCTCCCACCCGATTCTGGTGCATGACGTGAACGAGGACGGCCTGAACGACGTCATTATCGGGTCTGCGCATGCGTACGGGCTTGCCTGGTATGAGCAGAAGATGGAGGACGGCGAACGGTCGTTCGAGGAACACTGGCTCGAAAGCGAGTATACCCAGTTTCACACGATGACGCTGGGCGATCTGAACGGCGATGGCAAGGACGATCTGGTGACGGGACGCCGGCTGATGGCGCACTACGGCAGGGACATCGGAGCGTTCGAGCCGCTTTTCGGTTTTTGGTATGATTTGAACGCAGGCGACCCGATACGGCACATTCTGTTCTACAATCACCTTCCCCGGTACGGATACGAGGCGAGCCTGAATCCGTCGCCGAATTATGCGTTCGGCATGGGCATGAATGTGCATGTGGTGGACATGAACGGCGACGGGCGCAACGATGTCGTGAATCCGAGCAAGGCGGGTCTGTATATCTTCTACAACGAAGGCGCTCCGCCTACGCCGGGCGATGCGTACCGCCTGCCCACGTACGACGAGTACGACACCTGGCGCGCCTGGGGCGAGTACGGCACGTTGTTCAACGGCAGGGACTTCAGTGGCTGGGTCATTCCGGAAGGCGACGGCGGGCACTGGAAAGTCGAGGACTTTATGATCAAGTACGACGCCCTCTCGGAAGCGGAAGTGAAGCACCTCTTCACGGAGGAGGAGTACTGCGATTACAACCTGCATGTGGAGTGGCGCTTCCCGGAGGCTTCGGGTATCTTCGACATGCCGAATATCCTCCCGGACGGCACGTACGAAACGGATGACGACGGGAATATCGTCACGAACCCCACGCCGAACTCGGATTCGGGTATTCTCCTGCGCGGATCGTATGACCAGGCGAATATCTGGAACTGGGGCGTGGGCTCCGGCGAGCTCTGGGGGGTGCGCACGAACGAGAACAACGCGCCGGAAGTACGCGCGGCGGCGGTTCCGTCCAAACGGATGGATCATCCGGTCGGGGAGTGGAACGAATTCGACATCCGGATGATCGGCGACCGGGTTACGGTGCGTCTGAACGGGGAAGAGGTCATTCATAATGCACTCGTTCCCGGTATTCCCGAGTGCGGTCCCATCGGACTCCAGCATCACGGGGGTATGATCGAGGAGACGGGCGAAATGGATCCGACCTCCAGCGTCATTGAGTTCCGCAACATCTGGATCGACCCGATCGACGACGAGCAGCGGGAAGACCTTGCTCGCATGGACTATCCGGAGGGATGGGAAATCCTGTTCGGCGGCCGCGAGGAGGACCTGGAGAACTGGGTTGCCGGAGAAGGCCATTCCTGGGTAGTCCGGGACGGCATGATCCTGCTCGACCGCGAGTTCGATAATTCCATGCCGAACGAACACTACCTCTGGGCGAAGGACACCTACGGGGATTTCGTGCTGGAAGTCGAGTTCAAGACGGTCGAGAATTCGAACAGCGGTATTTTTATCCGTACGGAAGACATTGCCGACCCGGTATTTACGGGAATCGAGGTGCAGGTGAACAATTCTTACGGCAGGCCGACGAGTCAGGGGAGCACGACCGGTACACTCTACGATCTGGTCAAGCCACACACCAATCCCGTGTATCCGCCGGGCGAATGGAACTGGCTGCGCGTTTTTGCCTTTGACAACCAGATCATTACCGAAGTGAACGGCGTGCGCGTGGCCCAGGCGGATCTGGACCAGTGGACCACGGCGCACATGAACCCGAGCGGCGCGAGGAACAAGTTCACGCGCGCCCTCCGGGACTTTGCGAGGGAAGGCCGTATCGGTTTGCAGGATCACGGCCGCCCGGTCTGGTACCGCCATGTGCGCATCATGCGCCTCGACGATGCTTCGTCGCTCAAGCGCGCGCTGAATCCGGCGTACCGGTAAGTCAGCTATTCACAATCCTGGTGGATACTATGAAAAACGAAGAACCGGTAGTGCGGGGGCACGTCCCCCGCTTGTCCGTAATCTTTTTCCTTACAGCCTTTCTTCTGGCGGGGCAAGCCCTTGTCGACACGCCGGCTGCCGCGCAGGATGAGGGCGAGGCACAGGACGAGGCCGTCGTGCAGGAGGCGGACGATCTTGCCGTCCTTGTGTTCAGCAAAACGGCAGGGTTCCGTCACCGATCCATTGAGGATGGCGCCCAAGCGCTTCGGGAAATCGGCGAGGGGAGCGGTTTCTCGGTCACGCACACGGAAGACAGTACGGTGTTCGCCTCGCCGGATCTGGCCGGCTACGGCGCGGTGGTGTTCCTGAACACCACGGGCGACGTGCTGAATGACGAGCAGCAGGCGGCCTTTGAGCAATACATTCAGGAAGGCGGCGGGTATGTCGGCATACATGCGGCGGCGGATACCGAATACGACTGGGCCTGGTACGGTGAGCTTGTAGGGGGCTATTTCGCCAGCCATCCGCATGTTCAGCCGGCCGATATTGTGGTGTCTGACCGGGAGTTTCCCGCCACGGCGCATCTGCCGGAGGTTTGGACGCGCACGGACGAATGGTACGATTACAGGGCGAACCCGCGCGGCAATGTTCACGTGCTGGCCGTGCTCGTCGAAGCAAGTTACGAGGGCGGCAGGATGGGCGACGACCACCCCATCGCATGGGCGCATGAATACGACGGCGGGCGCGCTATTTATACCGGCGGCGGGCATACCTCGGAAAGCTACGAGGAGCCGCTGTTCCGCGAGCACTTGCACCAGGCTATTCTGTGGGCGGCAGGCCGCGTGGACGGGGACGTCAGTCTGGATTGAATCCGGTATACCGGTACGTCTGAGTTTCCTGATCTGATTATAGACCATAATAGACCATATATGGTGAACGACGAACCAATACATCGGGGGCGCGGCCCCCATCTCTCTTTTGTTTTTCTTGTTTCCTGCTTGCTCGCGGCAGGACCGGTTCTTTTCGAAAAACCGGCCGCTGCACAGGATCAGGGTGACGCACAGGACGAGGCTGTGGCACAGGACACGGATGATCTGTCCGTCCTTGTTTTCAGCAAAACGGCGGGATTTCGTCACAGTTCTATCGAAGACGGCGCCCAGGCGCTCCGGGAGATCGGCGAGGAGCACGGGTTCTCGGTCACGCACACGGAAGACAGTACGGCGTTTGTGTGGCCGGATCTGGCCGCCTACGGCGCGGTGGTGTTCCTGAACACGACAGGCGATGTGCTGAATGACGAGCAGCAGGCGTCCTTCGAGCGGTACATCCAGGAAGGCGGCGGGTATGTCGGTGTGCACGCGGCGGCGGATACCGAATACGGTTGGGCCTGGTACGGCCAACTCGTGGGGGGGTATTTCGATAGCCACCCGCACATTCAGGAAGCCGATATTGCTGTGCTCGACCGGGCGTTTCCCGCTACGGCGCATCTGCCGGAGCGCTGGACGCGCACGGACGAATGGTACAATTACAAGGCGAACCCGCGCGGCAAGGTGCATGTGCTGGCCACCCTCGTCGAAAAAAGTTACGAGGGGGGCAACATGGGCGACGATCACCCGATCGCATGGGCGCATGAATACGACGGCGGTCGCGCTCTTTACACCGGCGGCGGGCATACCTCGGAAAGCTACGAGGAGCCGCTGTTCCGCGAGCACTTGCTCCAGGCCATTCTGTGGGCGGCTGGCCGCGTGGACGGGGATGTCGGCCCTACGCTGACGGGATCGTACGAGGAGGTCGTGCTCGACGACGACACCACCTATCCGATGCAACTGGAGGTAGCCCCCGACGGGCGTGTGTTCTGGATCGAACGGGATGGAGCGGTCAAGATATGGGACCCGTCCATCGAGTCGACGGTCATGGCGGGCTGGATTCCGACCTCCATGAAGATCGAGGACGGCTTGCTGGGCATTGCGCTCGACCCGAATTTCGAGGAAAACAACTGGGTCTATTTCTATTACATGCCGCTCAGTCAGGATCCGAATCGGCTGTCTCGCTTCACCATGCGGGGAAATCGGCTGGATATGGGCAGCGAAGTCATTGTGCTGGAGGTGTTCATGCAGCGCGACCTTTGCTGCCATAGCGCCGGAGAACTTCATTTCGACAAGGACGGCAACCTGTGGTTGTCCACGGGGGACAACACGGGAGGAACAGCTCCGCGCACCGATGAACGACCGGGCCGGGCGCTCTACGATGCGCAACGGACCACGGCCAATACGAACGACCTGCGCGGGAAAATCCTGCGCATTCGTCCGCAACCGGACGGCTCGTACACAATCCCTGAAGGCAACCTGTTCGAGGACGACGATCCGCTCACCCGGCCGGAGATTTACACGATGGGGCACCGGAATCCGTGGCGCTATACGGTAGACCCGGAAACAGGTTGGCTCTACTGGGGCGATGTGGGGCCGGGAAATCAGTATGTCGAAGACAAATTGCCGCAGGGAATGGAGGAATTCGGACAGGCGAAGATGCCTGGATTCTTTGGCTGGCCCTATTTTGTCGGGCCGAATGCACCGTACCGCGATCTGAATTTCGAGACGGAGGAATACGGTGACTGGTACGACCCGAAAGACCCGATCAACGATTCTCCGAACAACACGGGATTGCGCGAACTCCCTCCTGCACAACCGGCCTGGATATACTACAGCTATGGTCCGTCGGAGGAATTTCCCGAAATGGGCCTGGGAGGCATGTCCGCGGCCCCCGGATTCGTTTATCATTATGATCCGGAGATAGCGGGGCCCCATGCGCTTCCCGAATACTATGACGGCAAGGTGATCCTGTTTGAATGGGCGCGCAACTGGATTCAGGAAGTGCTCAACGACGAGCACGGAGACGCCATGGAGATCACGGCGTTTACTCCCGAAATTCCGTATA harbors:
- a CDS encoding Gfo/Idh/MocA family oxidoreductase; its protein translation is MPASLRSVRRAPGLSRRAFLGTLGKTGAAFAAAPLIVPRNVLGGPGFLAPSDTVNVACVGVGGMGKVNLANMNDVAITGLCDVDLDFTAPAFETWPKAARYQDYRRMFDEISDDIDGVVIATPDHTHALITLAAMERGIHVYTQKPLTWSVWEARQLGLAAERYDVVTQMGNQGRSSNELYDIAEHVKGGTIGEVGEVHVWTNRPIWPQGMDLPSVLKRKPDGIDWDLYLGPAANMAYDPAFHPFVWRGWVPFGTGALGDIAAHSFAFVATALDLGAPTTVETRSSAFNGHSYPVASTTFFEFPAHGERGPVRLTWYDGGFKPPRPEGLSDGEWLNSNGMMYVGSKGTLLHMGGVRLMPGDLAENTPPRLYDRIANESHENNWVRAIRGEENASSPFAFAAPLTETVLLGVVSLLAGNKKIHWDAENLRITNLPEANRYLRRTPRKGWELPAVDAG
- a CDS encoding DUF1080 domain-containing protein; amino-acid sequence: MTSNMRIATLLPLFAAACLLMPVALQAQAPEPTILFQPVKVDAPPHDPANGSYWFGPFSETASVVDIDNDGDLDIVAGRNWYEAPLWIKHENFRSGGDVNGPETENNSEFPMDVDGDGCTDIVSSGWMFMKGVYWYKNPCNKIDTWASHKVHQAFNMEGVEGHHDIDGDGDKDILVNHWGLYEDQGMTWLENIGEHPYFIEHVVGYDVDMHGNGMDDIDMDGDPDIATPLGWYENPGGEAAKGMWTYHDDWKFESLKERIASAASHPILVHDVNEDGLNDVIIGSAHAYGLAWYEQKMEDGERSFEEHWLESEYTQFHTMTLGDLNGDGKDDLVTGRRLMAHYGRDIGAFEPLFGFWYDLNAGDPIRHILFYNHLPRYGYEASLNPSPNYAFGMGMNVHVVDMNGDGRNDVVNPSKAGLYIFYNEGAPPTPGDAYRLPTYDEYDTWRAWGEYGTLFNGRDFSGWVIPEGDGGHWKVEDFMIKYDALSEAEVKHLFTEEEYCDYNLHVEWRFPEASGIFDMPNILPDGTYETDDDGNIVTNPTPNSDSGILLRGSYDQANIWNWGVGSGELWGVRTNENNAPEVRAAAVPSKRMDHPVGEWNEFDIRMIGDRVTVRLNGEEVIHNALVPGIPECGPIGLQHHGGMIEETGEMDPTSSVIEFRNIWIDPIDDEQREDLARMDYPEGWEILFGGREEDLENWVAGEGHSWVVRDGMILLDREFDNSMPNEHYLWAKDTYGDFVLEVEFKTVENSNSGIFIRTEDIADPVFTGIEVQVNNSYGRPTSQGSTTGTLYDLVKPHTNPVYPPGEWNWLRVFAFDNQIITEVNGVRVAQADLDQWTTAHMNPSGARNKFTRALRDFAREGRIGLQDHGRPVWYRHVRIMRLDDASSLKRALNPAYR
- a CDS encoding ThuA domain-containing protein yields the protein MKNEEPVVRGHVPRLSVIFFLTAFLLAGQALVDTPAAAQDEGEAQDEAVVQEADDLAVLVFSKTAGFRHRSIEDGAQALREIGEGSGFSVTHTEDSTVFASPDLAGYGAVVFLNTTGDVLNDEQQAAFEQYIQEGGGYVGIHAAADTEYDWAWYGELVGGYFASHPHVQPADIVVSDREFPATAHLPEVWTRTDEWYDYRANPRGNVHVLAVLVEASYEGGRMGDDHPIAWAHEYDGGRAIYTGGGHTSESYEEPLFREHLHQAILWAAGRVDGDVSLD
- a CDS encoding PKD domain-containing protein; the protein is MVNDEPIHRGRGPHLSFVFLVSCLLAAGPVLFEKPAAAQDQGDAQDEAVAQDTDDLSVLVFSKTAGFRHSSIEDGAQALREIGEEHGFSVTHTEDSTAFVWPDLAAYGAVVFLNTTGDVLNDEQQASFERYIQEGGGYVGVHAAADTEYGWAWYGQLVGGYFDSHPHIQEADIAVLDRAFPATAHLPERWTRTDEWYNYKANPRGKVHVLATLVEKSYEGGNMGDDHPIAWAHEYDGGRALYTGGGHTSESYEEPLFREHLLQAILWAAGRVDGDVGPTLTGSYEEVVLDDDTTYPMQLEVAPDGRVFWIERDGAVKIWDPSIESTVMAGWIPTSMKIEDGLLGIALDPNFEENNWVYFYYMPLSQDPNRLSRFTMRGNRLDMGSEVIVLEVFMQRDLCCHSAGELHFDKDGNLWLSTGDNTGGTAPRTDERPGRALYDAQRTTANTNDLRGKILRIRPQPDGSYTIPEGNLFEDDDPLTRPEIYTMGHRNPWRYTVDPETGWLYWGDVGPGNQYVEDKLPQGMEEFGQAKMPGFFGWPYFVGPNAPYRDLNFETEEYGDWYDPKDPINDSPNNTGLRELPPAQPAWIYYSYGPSEEFPEMGLGGMSAAPGFVYHYDPEIAGPHALPEYYDGKVILFEWARNWIQEVLNDEHGDAMEITAFTPEIPYTRPVDIALGPDQTLYVLEWGQEFWGHNRDGQLVRIDYYGNEKRPPEALATAEPLSGPAPLAVAFDGSASASRNGGELHFSWDFNGDGVADAETPTAEHIYAELGTYTARLAVTDAEGMVSETDITVTAGNTAPEVSIAWPPFGGIVPMNTSVPYEVQVLDAEEGMLASPGARVTLQPFLGHDTHERPLHMHRGNTGAFNVVPDPGNGPYIIDRYVRLIASYTDWGTPALTSSDEVILYPNVVQAENRSMGEGDNLVITGNRQRPQFPDETEVYVELGHAEYVSFSTVNLHGVDALTLYLVPEADGAVQVRLDAADGPILAETAIAPPEESPIEEREGGPPIIHWMPYTLPIEAPEGAHDLYIVFEGPERGTVARFDRIEFEGPGATTRPGAGISILY